A DNA window from Helianthus annuus cultivar XRQ/B chromosome 15, HanXRQr2.0-SUNRISE, whole genome shotgun sequence contains the following coding sequences:
- the LOC110913538 gene encoding uncharacterized protein LOC110913538 produces the protein MNILSINLRGDRDSQKLDWIRGIKTSQGVHFLCVQETKISNSEGFLFNQMWGKSAFKLASVDSHGRSGGLVSLWNPTVFSEIETIKHRYFLCVCGFLIPSGIRLNLVNVYVPNDASWRKALRSELLLLRNSRQGLWVFWGDFNDARKPEERLNSEFVAANVEAFNDFILSAALYEYDMGGAKYTYISDRGAKLSKLDRFLECIRFLEN, from the coding sequence ATGAATATCCTATCTATTAATCTCAGGGGTGACCGGGATTCCCAGAAATTAGATTGGATTCGAGGTATAAAGACTAGTCAAGGAGTGCACTTTCTTTGTGTACAGGAAACGAAGATCAGTAATTCAGAAGGGTTCCTTTTTAATCAGATGTGGGGCAAATCAGCGTTTAAGTTGGCATCGGTAGATTCGCATGGGAGATCAGGTGGATTGGTCTCGTTGTGGAACCCTACCGTCTTCTCAGAAATAGAAACGATAAAACACAGGTATTTTCTTTGTGTTTGTGGATTTCTCATTCCCTCTGGTATTAGATTGAATTTGGTCAATGTCTACGTTCCAAATGACGCGTCATGGAGGAAAGCATTGCGGTCAGAACTGTTGCTTCTTAGGAATTCACGTCAGGGGTTGTGGGTTTTTTGGGGGGATTTTAATGATGCTCGAAAGCCAGAGGAACGGCTAAACTCGGAATTTGTGGCAGCAAATGTGGAGGCTTTTAATGACTTTATCCTTTCGGCTGCACTCTATGAATATGACATGGGAGGAGCAAAATACACGTATATTTCGGATAGAGGCGCCAAACTGAGCAAACTTGACCGGTTCCTAGAGTGCATTAGGTTTCTAGAAAACTGA
- the LOC110911275 gene encoding transcription factor RAX3, producing MGRAPCCDKANVKRGPWSPEEDAKLKSYIDEYGTGGNWIALPHKIGLRRCGKSCRLRWLNYLRPNIKHGSFSEEEDHIISTLYLNIGSRWSIIASQLPGRTDNDIKNYWNTRLKKKLMGMQRKDQQLSKRGGIVKQEMKREVLEDLKVPSLSTSMNLYQSFWPTEFPLIVTNPNHHGQELHVKPQDPTFNHYPFDTTSIQPELLDQNKKSQLPNTPYFANGDVVNLFQEFNNYPFEINEFNYTTQPGQFDGLVGGFASLVNGNNCTSSSGESNTTNWCDPLAFPRPTTIAYEDCRRGLLQCCPSDLPSRFP from the exons ATGGGAAGAGCACCGTGTTGTGACAAAGCTAATGTCAAAAGAGGACCATGGTCACCTGAAGAAGATGCCAAACTCAAGTCGTATATTGATGAATATGGCACCGGCGGCAACTGGATCGCGCTACCGCATAAAATAG GACTCAGGAGATGTGGCAAGAGTTGTCGCCTTCGATGGTTAAACTATCTTCGTCCGAATATCAAGCATGGATCTTTCTCGGAAGAAGAAGATCATATCATTTCCACCCTCTATCTCAATATCGGTAGCCG GTGGTCCATTATAGCTTCACAATTACCCGGGAGAACTGACAATGATATCAAGAACTACTGGAACACAAGACTAAAGAAAAAACTCATGGGAATGCAGCGAAAAGATCAACAATTGTCAAAGAGAGGTGGGATAGTCAAGCAAGAAATGAAGAGAGAGGTTCTTGAAGATTTAAAGGTACCATCTTTATCCACAAGCATGAATCTTTATCAATCTTTCTGGCCTACAGAATTCCCTTTGATAGTcacaaaccctaatcatcatgGTCAAGAACTTCATGTGAAACCACAAGATCCCACCTTTAATCACTACCCTTTTGACACAACTTCAATCCAACCAGAATTGTTGGATCAAAACAAGAAGAGTCAATTGCCAAACACACCCTATTTTGCTAATGGGGATGTTGTAAACCTATTTCAAGAATTCAACAATTACCCATTTGAGATCAATGAGTTTAACTACACCACACAACCAGGGCAGTTTGATGGGTTGGTTGGGGGCTTTGCTAGCCTAGTCAATGGAAATAACTGCACTAGTTCTTCTGGAGAAAGTAACACTACTAACTGGTGTGATCCTCTGGCATTCCCTCGTCCCACCACAATCGCGTATGAAGATTGCCGACGTGGACTGCTACAATGTTGTCCTTCTGATCTGCCTAGTCGGTTTCCATAA